The following are encoded together in the Drosophila sechellia strain sech25 chromosome 3R, ASM438219v1, whole genome shotgun sequence genome:
- the LOC6613723 gene encoding mitogen-activated protein kinase kinase kinase 4 isoform X1, whose protein sequence is MSNRRRVRTIDYLALQQSLRLQKTPAATTNAEDQVSQAGEEENGNGHHSAFTAETPPPPPIPPIPPIRLRREQSVEEDVARVEYRVKQTPSRPVQMARNRIGALEEDMPPEDELAAHYEAFGTTPPRTRLKIKNRDWERKQKVVNVTASADLPASLGGTPKKTRTARSRVLRRNTMDCALLNEMFVNDESKRTDKRLQSLLRDSEREMKNSLATTAVAAPRGNSFHETAHPLESLDQIMPLNSEAMAPIQLRIASKVVESCNRYRCVSSRPIGYRSSAPPLAFAAQLPAGMLRSDGRATPGLGKRKDFHETFANLIKLGSVDRQDAKLSQEEHTWQTELKDLIWLELQAWQADRTVEQQDKYLFEARQGVSDLLTHIINYKFQPRYRREPSLISLDSGIHSDSNSNASSPLPSKMCQGCMSLYCKDCMDHQELALREVEGMLTRLEAAEALYPSSQAMGALHPIYKSQSFVGRIKSMCLWYNITKQNKLKLSILGKILARLQDEKFSWPVCTSSYIASDSGSSSASGVENDDSAVNSMDSSKPPSMVGSSSRKGVTPCHKVQFMLNDATHVPGETSSSNESTSTEVSQWSSECSHSHMRKGSMHDINIFSVEPLGTCSSNGTGEQSTALYRKFIENVLKSRGLAKSLAFLHKLHNVALYKAHIALEKPGAEDLDYESDAESIEEDVPRLDPQISREQVVELRTYGYWSEEAQSINLPSYIPTFVFLSGIPLQFMHEFLRMRLETRPVRPNPLSLEQLMKELREGLTLALTHRERYQRHITTALVENEAELGSYISILNHYDATVRKTFELYLEYIDQLVLVAVPEGNQKSVLEKEWMFTKLISPMIKGMHTLASQKFCGIISKLLRSISERLVKRTVELDQQIDGTADTDDNEEVKWQLLTICRETQSLLTVERERSIKVLFFAKTFCRDVETTDFHREHYEHDVANQQHDFICSDVKAAFKLLQQDVLQVRNKLTAIIEGVQKRCCLSNMRDLDEQDKQAVLSRTREILHQGYKFGFEYHKDVIRLFEQKIMDQKDSGAHTVDLALGIIAYAKMWMHFVMERCERGRGMRPRWASQGLEFLILACDPQITQHLDDDEFEALKQQMDRCISHVIGITSEPEKVAKKKASPRTRKTSSPATSRSRTPTRTPMSAGMVLNPNTPPLQSPPYNKLLHPQFSLKEDVSGNSYSPVDSSDYVDTPCQRSANGELRLLVPQTPPTPASPGKSSLEGTPLALRQERVRDAVNRLDMDLEDGLRERRLIGQVKSLNSSDKVHIRARSVHFRWHRGIKIGQGRFGKVYTAVNNNTGELMAMKEIAIQPGETRALKNVAEELKILEGIKHKNLVRYYGIEVHREELLIFMELCSEGTLESLVELTGNLPEALTRRFTAQLLSGVSELHKHGIVHRDIKTANIFLVDGSNSLKLGDFGSAVKIQAHTTVPGELQGYVGTQAYMAPEVFTKTNSDGHGRAADIWSVGCVVVEMASGKRPWAQFDSNFQIMFKVGMGEKPQAPESLSQEGHDFIDHCLQHDPKRRLTAVELLEHNFCKYGRDECSSEQLQMQVRGSFRRNVATSSS, encoded by the exons ATGTCAAACAGGCGAAGAGTGCGAACAATTGATTATCTGGCGCTGCAACAGAGTTTGCGTTTGCAAAAGACaccggcagcaacaacaaatgcagaGGACCAAGTGTCACAGGCAGGAGAGGAGGAGAATGGCAATGGGCATCATAGTGCTTTTACAGCTGAAACGCCACCCCCACCACCCATACCGCCCATTCCGCCCATACGATTACGACGCGAGCAGAGCGTCGAGGAGGATGTTGCAAG AGTTGAGTACCGTGTGAAGCAGACGCCTTCGCGTCCAGTGCAGATGGCTCGAAATCGGATTGGTGCTCTGGAGGAGGACATGCCGCCCGAGGATGAGTTGGCGGCGCACTATGAGGCCTTCGGCACTACTCCGCCACGTACCAGGCTCAAAATTAAGAACCGCGACTGGGAACGCAAACAGAAGGTGGTCAATGTGACAGC TTCCGCAGACTTGCCGGCCAGTTTGGGTGGCACACCCAAAAAGACCAGGACGGCCAGATCCCGCGTCCTGCGGCGCAACACTATGGACTGCGCCCTGCTCAACGAGATGTTTGTCAACGATGAGAGCAAGCGGACGGACAAGCGGCTGCAGTCACTCCTTCGCGACTCGGAACGTGAGATGAAGAACTCGTTGGCCACAACGGCGGTGGCTGCTCCACGAGGTAACAGCTTCCACGAGACAGCTCATCCACTGGAGTCTCTGGACCAGATCATGCCGCTCAATTCGGAGGCAATGGCGCCGATTCAACTGCGAATTGCTTCCAAGGTTGTGGAGAGCTGCAATCGCTATCGCTGCGTGTCCTCACGTCCCATTGGGTATCGCTCCTCGGCGCCGCCGTTGGCTTTCGCTGCTCAACTTCCCGCTGGAATGTTAAGGAGTGATGGAAGAGCAACGCCTGGGTTGGGAAAAAGAAAGGACTTCCACGAAACGTTTGCCAATCTAATTAAGCTCGGTAGCGTAGACCGACAGGATGCCAAACTATCACAGGAGGAGCACACCTGGCAGACTGAGCTGAAGGATCTCATCTGGCTGGAGCTACAGGCCTGGCAAGCAGACCGAACGGTGGAGCAGCAGGACAAGTACCTTTTCGAAGCGCGTCAGGGAGTCTCCGACCTGCTCACCCACATTATAAACTACAAGTTCCAGCCGCGCTATCGCCGCGAGCCGAGTCTGATAAGCCTGGATAGTGGCATTCATTCCGATAGCAATTCTAATGCTAGCT CTCCACTGCCCAGCAAAATGTGCCAAGGCTGCATGTCGCTGTACTGCAAGGATTGCATGGATCATCAGGAGTTGGCGCTGCGAGAGGTAGAGGGTATGCTGACGCGCCTGGAAGCTGCAGAGGCACTCTACCCTTCCTCGCAGGCCATGGGCGCTCTGCATCCCATTTACAAATCCCAGAGCTTTGTAGGGCGCATCAAGTCCATGTGCTTATGGTATAACATTACCAAGCAGAACAAGTTGAAGCTCAGTATTCTAGGAAAAATTCTGGCAAGACTGCAGGATGAGAAGTTCTCTTGGCCCGTGTGCACTTCCTCCTACATCGCCTCCGACAGCGGTAGTTCATCAGCATCGGGTGTAGAGAACGATGATTCGGCTGTTAACTCAATGGATTCATCAAAGCCACCCAGTATGGTCGGATCATCCTCGCGTAAGGGTGTGACACCGTGCCACAAAGTGCAATTCATGTTAAACGACGCCACCCACGTGCCAGGCGAGACATCAAGTAGCAATGA ATCCACCTCCACGGAGGTAAGCCAGTGGTCCAGCGAGTGCTCTCACAGCCACATGCGCAAGGGATCCATGCACGACATCAACATTTTCAGTGTCGAGCCATTGGGTACGTGCAGCAGCAATGGGACAGGAGAGCAGTCCACTGCGCTGTATCGCAAGTTCATAGAAAATGTGCTCAAAAGTCGAGGACTGGCCAAGTCGCTGGCTTTTCTACACAAGCTGCACAACGTGGCATTGTACAAGGCGCACATAGCTCTGGAAAAACCCGGAGCTGAAGACTTAGATTACGAGTCGGATGCGGAGTCCATTGAGGAAGACGTACCAAGGCTGGATCCTCAAATCAGCCGCGAACAGGTTGTGGAGCTGCGCACTTACGGCTACTGGAGCGAAGAGGCACAATCCATAAATCTACCGTCGTACATTCCTACCTTTGTATTTCTGAGCGGAATTCCGTTGCAGTTCATGCATGAGTTCTTGCGCATGCGTCTCGAAACGAGACCCGTTCGACCCAATCCACTGAGCCTGGAACAGTTGATGAAGGAGCTCAGGGAGGGCTTGACCCTAGCCTTGACCCATCGGGAGCGATACCAGCGGCACATAACCACGGCGCTGGTGGAGAATGAGGCGGAACTAGGCAGTTATATTAGCATTTTAAACCACTACGATGCTACGGTGCGAAAGACTTTCGAGCTGTACTTGGAGTACATCGATCAACTAGTGCTGGTTGCCGTTCCGGAGGGCAACCAGAAGTCCGTCCTTGAGAAGGAATGGATGTTTACCAAGCTTATCAGTCCCATGATAAAGGGCATGCACACGTTAGCATCTCAAAAATTCTGTGGCATAATCAGCAAGCTTTTGCGGAGCATTTCCGAACGCCTGGTGAAGCGTACCGTTGAGCTAGATCAACAGATCGATGGCACCGCCGATACCGACGACAACGAGGAGGTTAAATGGCAACTGCTGACCATTTGCCGAGAGACACAATCGCTGCTCACAGTCGAACGTGAGCGCTCCATTAAGGTGCTCTTCTTTGCCAAAACCTTTTGTCGCGACGTAGAGACGACGGATTTTCATCGCGAGCATTACGAACATGACGTAGCCAACCAGCAGCATGATTTCATCTGTTCGGACGTCAAGGCGGCGTTCAAGCTACTGCAGCAGGACGTTTTGCAAGTGCGCAACAAGTTGACGGCAATAATTGAAGGAGTGCAAAAACGTTGCTGTTTGAGCAACATGCGAGATTTGGATGAGCAAGACAAACAGGCTGTGCTGTCGCGCACTCGAGAGATTTTGCATCAGGGGTACAAATTTGGATTCGAGTATCACAAGGACGTCATTCGATTGTTCGAGCAGAAGATTATGGACCAAAAGGACAGCGGTGCTCACACAGTAGATCTTGCCTTAGGAATTATCGCTTACGCTAAGATGTGGATGCATTTCGTGATGGAGCGTTGCGAACGTGGGCGAGGAATGCGTCCGCGTTGGGCCTCCCAGGGTCTGGAGTTTTTAATTCTTGCCTGTGATCCACAAATCACCCAGCACTTGGACGACGACGAGTTTGAGGCGCTAAAGCAGCAAATGGATCGCTGTATTTCGCACGTGATTGGAATCACCTCGGAACCCGAAAAGGTCGCCAAGAAAAAGGCTTCGCCGCGCACTCGCAAGACTTCATCGCCGGCCACCTCGCGTTCCCGGACGCCAACACGGACTCCAATGTCCGCTGGCATGGTCCTTAATCCGAATACGCCGCCACTGCAGTCGCCACCATACAACAAGTTACTGCATCCGCAGTTCAGTTTAAAGGAGGATGTGTCAGGAAATTCGTACAGTCCCGTTGACAGTTCAGACTATGTTGACACTCCGTGCCAGAGGAGTGCCAATGGCGAGCTGCGTCTGTTGGTGCCCCAGACGCCTCCGACTCCAGCATCTCCTGGAAAGAGCAGCCTCGAAGGCACACCGCTGGCCTTGCGGCAGGAACGCGTTAGAGATGCCGTCAACCGTTTGGATATGGATCTAGAGGACGGGCTGCGCGAACGAAGATTGATTGGGCAGGTCAAGTCTCTCAATTCCAGCGACAAGGTGCATATAAGGGCGCGTAGCGTTCATTTCCGCTGGCATCGTGGCATTAAGATCGGCCAGGGTCGATTCGGCAAGGTGTACACGGCGGTGAACAATAACACGGGAGAGCTGATGGCCATGAAAGAGATCGCAATCCAGCCGGGAGAGACGCGAGCGCTCAAGAATGTGGCCGAAGAGCTAAAGATCCTGGAAGGAATAAAGCACAAAAACCTGGTGCGCTACTATGGCATCGAGGTGCACCGCGAAGAGTTGCTCATTTTCATGGAACTGTGCTCTGAGGGCACTCTCGAGTCGCTGGTGGAGCTGACTGGTAATCTGCCAGAGGCGCTTACGCGACGTTTTACCGCCCAGCTGTTGTCGGGCGTGTCTGAGTTGCACAAGCATGGCATTGTGCATCGCGACATCAAGACTGCTAACATATTCCTCGTGGACGGCAGCAACAGCCTGAAACTGGGCGATTTCGGATCAGCAGTGAAGATCCAGGCGCACACCACCGTGCCCGGCGAGCTGCAGGGCTATGTCGGCACGCAGGCCTATATGGCGCCAGAGGTGTTCACAAAGACCAACAGCGATGGCCATGGCAGGGCGGCCGATATCTGGTCGGTGGGCTGTGTGGTTGTCGAGATGGCCTCGGGCAAG CGTCCTTGGGCCCAGTTTGATTCCAACTTCCAGATCATGTTCAAAGTGGGCATGGGCGAGAAGCCGCAGGCACCGGAGAGCCTATCCCAGGAGGGTCACGACTTCATCGATCATTGTCTGCAGCACGATCCCAAGAGGCGTTTAACGGCAGTGGAACTGTTGGAGCACAATTTCTGCAAG TACGGTCGAGACGAGTGCAGCAGCGAGCAGTTGCAGATGCAGGTGCGAGGCTCTTTCCGGCGAAATGTGGCGACCAGCAGCAGCTAG
- the LOC6613723 gene encoding mitogen-activated protein kinase kinase kinase 4 isoform X2 yields MRRRKVEYRVKQTPSRPVQMARNRIGALEEDMPPEDELAAHYEAFGTTPPRTRLKIKNRDWERKQKVVNVTASADLPASLGGTPKKTRTARSRVLRRNTMDCALLNEMFVNDESKRTDKRLQSLLRDSEREMKNSLATTAVAAPRGNSFHETAHPLESLDQIMPLNSEAMAPIQLRIASKVVESCNRYRCVSSRPIGYRSSAPPLAFAAQLPAGMLRSDGRATPGLGKRKDFHETFANLIKLGSVDRQDAKLSQEEHTWQTELKDLIWLELQAWQADRTVEQQDKYLFEARQGVSDLLTHIINYKFQPRYRREPSLISLDSGIHSDSNSNASSPLPSKMCQGCMSLYCKDCMDHQELALREVEGMLTRLEAAEALYPSSQAMGALHPIYKSQSFVGRIKSMCLWYNITKQNKLKLSILGKILARLQDEKFSWPVCTSSYIASDSGSSSASGVENDDSAVNSMDSSKPPSMVGSSSRKGVTPCHKVQFMLNDATHVPGETSSSNESTSTEVSQWSSECSHSHMRKGSMHDINIFSVEPLGTCSSNGTGEQSTALYRKFIENVLKSRGLAKSLAFLHKLHNVALYKAHIALEKPGAEDLDYESDAESIEEDVPRLDPQISREQVVELRTYGYWSEEAQSINLPSYIPTFVFLSGIPLQFMHEFLRMRLETRPVRPNPLSLEQLMKELREGLTLALTHRERYQRHITTALVENEAELGSYISILNHYDATVRKTFELYLEYIDQLVLVAVPEGNQKSVLEKEWMFTKLISPMIKGMHTLASQKFCGIISKLLRSISERLVKRTVELDQQIDGTADTDDNEEVKWQLLTICRETQSLLTVERERSIKVLFFAKTFCRDVETTDFHREHYEHDVANQQHDFICSDVKAAFKLLQQDVLQVRNKLTAIIEGVQKRCCLSNMRDLDEQDKQAVLSRTREILHQGYKFGFEYHKDVIRLFEQKIMDQKDSGAHTVDLALGIIAYAKMWMHFVMERCERGRGMRPRWASQGLEFLILACDPQITQHLDDDEFEALKQQMDRCISHVIGITSEPEKVAKKKASPRTRKTSSPATSRSRTPTRTPMSAGMVLNPNTPPLQSPPYNKLLHPQFSLKEDVSGNSYSPVDSSDYVDTPCQRSANGELRLLVPQTPPTPASPGKSSLEGTPLALRQERVRDAVNRLDMDLEDGLRERRLIGQVKSLNSSDKVHIRARSVHFRWHRGIKIGQGRFGKVYTAVNNNTGELMAMKEIAIQPGETRALKNVAEELKILEGIKHKNLVRYYGIEVHREELLIFMELCSEGTLESLVELTGNLPEALTRRFTAQLLSGVSELHKHGIVHRDIKTANIFLVDGSNSLKLGDFGSAVKIQAHTTVPGELQGYVGTQAYMAPEVFTKTNSDGHGRAADIWSVGCVVVEMASGKRPWAQFDSNFQIMFKVGMGEKPQAPESLSQEGHDFIDHCLQHDPKRRLTAVELLEHNFCKYGRDECSSEQLQMQVRGSFRRNVATSSS; encoded by the exons ATGCGTCGAAGGAA AGTTGAGTACCGTGTGAAGCAGACGCCTTCGCGTCCAGTGCAGATGGCTCGAAATCGGATTGGTGCTCTGGAGGAGGACATGCCGCCCGAGGATGAGTTGGCGGCGCACTATGAGGCCTTCGGCACTACTCCGCCACGTACCAGGCTCAAAATTAAGAACCGCGACTGGGAACGCAAACAGAAGGTGGTCAATGTGACAGC TTCCGCAGACTTGCCGGCCAGTTTGGGTGGCACACCCAAAAAGACCAGGACGGCCAGATCCCGCGTCCTGCGGCGCAACACTATGGACTGCGCCCTGCTCAACGAGATGTTTGTCAACGATGAGAGCAAGCGGACGGACAAGCGGCTGCAGTCACTCCTTCGCGACTCGGAACGTGAGATGAAGAACTCGTTGGCCACAACGGCGGTGGCTGCTCCACGAGGTAACAGCTTCCACGAGACAGCTCATCCACTGGAGTCTCTGGACCAGATCATGCCGCTCAATTCGGAGGCAATGGCGCCGATTCAACTGCGAATTGCTTCCAAGGTTGTGGAGAGCTGCAATCGCTATCGCTGCGTGTCCTCACGTCCCATTGGGTATCGCTCCTCGGCGCCGCCGTTGGCTTTCGCTGCTCAACTTCCCGCTGGAATGTTAAGGAGTGATGGAAGAGCAACGCCTGGGTTGGGAAAAAGAAAGGACTTCCACGAAACGTTTGCCAATCTAATTAAGCTCGGTAGCGTAGACCGACAGGATGCCAAACTATCACAGGAGGAGCACACCTGGCAGACTGAGCTGAAGGATCTCATCTGGCTGGAGCTACAGGCCTGGCAAGCAGACCGAACGGTGGAGCAGCAGGACAAGTACCTTTTCGAAGCGCGTCAGGGAGTCTCCGACCTGCTCACCCACATTATAAACTACAAGTTCCAGCCGCGCTATCGCCGCGAGCCGAGTCTGATAAGCCTGGATAGTGGCATTCATTCCGATAGCAATTCTAATGCTAGCT CTCCACTGCCCAGCAAAATGTGCCAAGGCTGCATGTCGCTGTACTGCAAGGATTGCATGGATCATCAGGAGTTGGCGCTGCGAGAGGTAGAGGGTATGCTGACGCGCCTGGAAGCTGCAGAGGCACTCTACCCTTCCTCGCAGGCCATGGGCGCTCTGCATCCCATTTACAAATCCCAGAGCTTTGTAGGGCGCATCAAGTCCATGTGCTTATGGTATAACATTACCAAGCAGAACAAGTTGAAGCTCAGTATTCTAGGAAAAATTCTGGCAAGACTGCAGGATGAGAAGTTCTCTTGGCCCGTGTGCACTTCCTCCTACATCGCCTCCGACAGCGGTAGTTCATCAGCATCGGGTGTAGAGAACGATGATTCGGCTGTTAACTCAATGGATTCATCAAAGCCACCCAGTATGGTCGGATCATCCTCGCGTAAGGGTGTGACACCGTGCCACAAAGTGCAATTCATGTTAAACGACGCCACCCACGTGCCAGGCGAGACATCAAGTAGCAATGA ATCCACCTCCACGGAGGTAAGCCAGTGGTCCAGCGAGTGCTCTCACAGCCACATGCGCAAGGGATCCATGCACGACATCAACATTTTCAGTGTCGAGCCATTGGGTACGTGCAGCAGCAATGGGACAGGAGAGCAGTCCACTGCGCTGTATCGCAAGTTCATAGAAAATGTGCTCAAAAGTCGAGGACTGGCCAAGTCGCTGGCTTTTCTACACAAGCTGCACAACGTGGCATTGTACAAGGCGCACATAGCTCTGGAAAAACCCGGAGCTGAAGACTTAGATTACGAGTCGGATGCGGAGTCCATTGAGGAAGACGTACCAAGGCTGGATCCTCAAATCAGCCGCGAACAGGTTGTGGAGCTGCGCACTTACGGCTACTGGAGCGAAGAGGCACAATCCATAAATCTACCGTCGTACATTCCTACCTTTGTATTTCTGAGCGGAATTCCGTTGCAGTTCATGCATGAGTTCTTGCGCATGCGTCTCGAAACGAGACCCGTTCGACCCAATCCACTGAGCCTGGAACAGTTGATGAAGGAGCTCAGGGAGGGCTTGACCCTAGCCTTGACCCATCGGGAGCGATACCAGCGGCACATAACCACGGCGCTGGTGGAGAATGAGGCGGAACTAGGCAGTTATATTAGCATTTTAAACCACTACGATGCTACGGTGCGAAAGACTTTCGAGCTGTACTTGGAGTACATCGATCAACTAGTGCTGGTTGCCGTTCCGGAGGGCAACCAGAAGTCCGTCCTTGAGAAGGAATGGATGTTTACCAAGCTTATCAGTCCCATGATAAAGGGCATGCACACGTTAGCATCTCAAAAATTCTGTGGCATAATCAGCAAGCTTTTGCGGAGCATTTCCGAACGCCTGGTGAAGCGTACCGTTGAGCTAGATCAACAGATCGATGGCACCGCCGATACCGACGACAACGAGGAGGTTAAATGGCAACTGCTGACCATTTGCCGAGAGACACAATCGCTGCTCACAGTCGAACGTGAGCGCTCCATTAAGGTGCTCTTCTTTGCCAAAACCTTTTGTCGCGACGTAGAGACGACGGATTTTCATCGCGAGCATTACGAACATGACGTAGCCAACCAGCAGCATGATTTCATCTGTTCGGACGTCAAGGCGGCGTTCAAGCTACTGCAGCAGGACGTTTTGCAAGTGCGCAACAAGTTGACGGCAATAATTGAAGGAGTGCAAAAACGTTGCTGTTTGAGCAACATGCGAGATTTGGATGAGCAAGACAAACAGGCTGTGCTGTCGCGCACTCGAGAGATTTTGCATCAGGGGTACAAATTTGGATTCGAGTATCACAAGGACGTCATTCGATTGTTCGAGCAGAAGATTATGGACCAAAAGGACAGCGGTGCTCACACAGTAGATCTTGCCTTAGGAATTATCGCTTACGCTAAGATGTGGATGCATTTCGTGATGGAGCGTTGCGAACGTGGGCGAGGAATGCGTCCGCGTTGGGCCTCCCAGGGTCTGGAGTTTTTAATTCTTGCCTGTGATCCACAAATCACCCAGCACTTGGACGACGACGAGTTTGAGGCGCTAAAGCAGCAAATGGATCGCTGTATTTCGCACGTGATTGGAATCACCTCGGAACCCGAAAAGGTCGCCAAGAAAAAGGCTTCGCCGCGCACTCGCAAGACTTCATCGCCGGCCACCTCGCGTTCCCGGACGCCAACACGGACTCCAATGTCCGCTGGCATGGTCCTTAATCCGAATACGCCGCCACTGCAGTCGCCACCATACAACAAGTTACTGCATCCGCAGTTCAGTTTAAAGGAGGATGTGTCAGGAAATTCGTACAGTCCCGTTGACAGTTCAGACTATGTTGACACTCCGTGCCAGAGGAGTGCCAATGGCGAGCTGCGTCTGTTGGTGCCCCAGACGCCTCCGACTCCAGCATCTCCTGGAAAGAGCAGCCTCGAAGGCACACCGCTGGCCTTGCGGCAGGAACGCGTTAGAGATGCCGTCAACCGTTTGGATATGGATCTAGAGGACGGGCTGCGCGAACGAAGATTGATTGGGCAGGTCAAGTCTCTCAATTCCAGCGACAAGGTGCATATAAGGGCGCGTAGCGTTCATTTCCGCTGGCATCGTGGCATTAAGATCGGCCAGGGTCGATTCGGCAAGGTGTACACGGCGGTGAACAATAACACGGGAGAGCTGATGGCCATGAAAGAGATCGCAATCCAGCCGGGAGAGACGCGAGCGCTCAAGAATGTGGCCGAAGAGCTAAAGATCCTGGAAGGAATAAAGCACAAAAACCTGGTGCGCTACTATGGCATCGAGGTGCACCGCGAAGAGTTGCTCATTTTCATGGAACTGTGCTCTGAGGGCACTCTCGAGTCGCTGGTGGAGCTGACTGGTAATCTGCCAGAGGCGCTTACGCGACGTTTTACCGCCCAGCTGTTGTCGGGCGTGTCTGAGTTGCACAAGCATGGCATTGTGCATCGCGACATCAAGACTGCTAACATATTCCTCGTGGACGGCAGCAACAGCCTGAAACTGGGCGATTTCGGATCAGCAGTGAAGATCCAGGCGCACACCACCGTGCCCGGCGAGCTGCAGGGCTATGTCGGCACGCAGGCCTATATGGCGCCAGAGGTGTTCACAAAGACCAACAGCGATGGCCATGGCAGGGCGGCCGATATCTGGTCGGTGGGCTGTGTGGTTGTCGAGATGGCCTCGGGCAAG CGTCCTTGGGCCCAGTTTGATTCCAACTTCCAGATCATGTTCAAAGTGGGCATGGGCGAGAAGCCGCAGGCACCGGAGAGCCTATCCCAGGAGGGTCACGACTTCATCGATCATTGTCTGCAGCACGATCCCAAGAGGCGTTTAACGGCAGTGGAACTGTTGGAGCACAATTTCTGCAAG TACGGTCGAGACGAGTGCAGCAGCGAGCAGTTGCAGATGCAGGTGCGAGGCTCTTTCCGGCGAAATGTGGCGACCAGCAGCAGCTAG
- the LOC6613724 gene encoding uncharacterized protein LOC6613724 translates to MKFFNLLFSLCLAFMLCTSWVSAFSSLATPEPTPPTGAPVDGTTSTGFSGPPSAETTNATPETSTIYPIYG, encoded by the exons ATGAAAT TCTTCAACCTGCTGTTTAGCCTCTGTCTGGCCTTCATGCTGTGCACCTCGTGGGTGTCGGCTTTCTCCAGTCTTGCCACCCCGGAGCCAACTCCGCCAACTGGTGCTCCCGTCGATGGTACGACTAGCACGGGTTTCTCTGGCCCCCCGTCGGCTGAAACCACAAATGCCACGCCAGAAACGTCGACCATCTATCCCATTTACGGATAG